The following proteins are co-located in the Cyprinus carpio isolate SPL01 chromosome B19, ASM1834038v1, whole genome shotgun sequence genome:
- the LOC109094684 gene encoding actin-binding Rho-activating protein-like has product MSEKKPSTNKNIKKLRAISMVCSLTRSWQQWVSENEEKQSSEPSGWAPSYPEEPKDAKKIVPKIKPSQKSLSNQDPRNKIQDDVEAAEESRIKTAQVVKTVTREVQEKSAGIDFLTKRICKDPATDELDKMLSKKGSPTRRRKCSNMVSELTRGWKEMEKEKKQAQEDSEDNEDRSLQLGTNQEDTANNRTNEITESALTIKRSSVLRSKKDVEDANKINTLSKKYSAVGNLKSRWQNWASEHTVNQKLNPFSEDFDYEYSMSTRLRRGEEGYGRPKEGSKTAERAKRAEAHIHREIDDMCFIIRTMADPDPDGYTRVSFGDLFDRYVRISDKVVGILMRARKHGKVAFEGEMLWQGRDDGVIITLLV; this is encoded by the exons ATGTCAGAAAAGAAGCCCTCAACGAACAAGAACATTAAAAAGCTGCGTGCCATAAGCATGGTGTGCAGCTTAACAAGGAGCTGGCAGCAGTGGGTGAGCGAAAATGAAGAGAAGCAGTCCAGCGAACCCAGCGGATGGGCCCCGAGTTACCCAGAAGAGcccaaagatgcaaaaaaaatagttccaaaaatcAAACCATCTCAAAAGTCTCTTTCCAATCAGGACCCTAGAAATAAAATCCAGGATGATGTGGAGGCCGCTGAGGAGTCACGCATCAAAACTGCACAAGTGGTGAAAACTGTGACGAGGGAAGTTCAGGAGAAAAGTGCGGGCATTGACTTTTTGACCAAACGCATCTGCAAGGACCCGGCCACGGATGAACTGGACAAGATGCTGAGCAAGAAAGGGTCACCCACACGCCGCAGGAAGTGCTCCAACATGGTTTCGGAGCTGACACGGGGCTGGAAGGaaatggaaaaagagaaaaagcagGCTCAGGAGGACAGTGAAGATAATGAGGATAGAAGCCTGCAGCTAGGAACCAACCAGGAGGACACAGCGAATAATAGGACGAATGAAATTACAGAGTCTGCGCTCACAATCAAAAGATCCTCTGTTCTCAG GAGCAAGAAGGATGTTGAAGATGCCAACAAAATTAATACCCTGTCCAAAAAATACAGCGCTGTGGGCAACTTAAAAAGCCGCTGGCAAAACTGGGCATCAGAGCATACCGTTAATCAGAAGCTCAACCCCTTCAGCGAGGACTTTGATTATGAGTACTCCATGTCAACACGGCTGCGGCGGGGTGAAGAGGGCTATGGGAGGCCCAAAGAGGGCAGTAAGACTGCAGAGAGGGCCAAACGTGCAGAGGCACACATCCACCGGGAGATTGATGACATGTGCTTCATTATAAGGACCATGGCGGACCCGGATCCAGACGGTTACACTAGAGTGTCTTTTGGCGATCTGTTTGACAGATATGTGCGGATCTCTGATAAAGTCGTGGGAATACTAATGAGGGCCAGGAAGCATGGAAAGGTGGCTTTTGAGGGGGAGATGCTGTGGCAGGGCCGGGATGATGGCGTCATCATTACTCTGTTAGTATGA